The Lolium rigidum isolate FL_2022 chromosome 1, APGP_CSIRO_Lrig_0.1, whole genome shotgun sequence region GGCGGTGagcgccgggaagaagatcttcCAGAACTCGTGGCCGGCCAGCCGCGGCGGCAGCGAGAGGACGGTCCCGAAGCCGCCGGCGGAGACGTAGGCCCAGGAGAGCAGCAGGGAGGTGAGCGCGACGAGCACCGGCGCGGCGTACTTCTCGAGGTCGCGGATGGCGTCCATGCCGCGCATGATGACGGCCAGCTGCGCCGCCGTGAAGGCGAGGAGGCAGGCGATCTCGAGCGCCGAGGCGCCGCCGAGCCCGGGCACGGGCGCCAGCAGCGGCGCGCACGCCTTGAGCCgcgcggggaggaggaggaagatggcgcGGCCGCCGATCCAGGACTCGATCCCGAACCAGCCGCAGCCGATGAGCGCGCGGGCGACGGCCGGGACGTGCGCGCCGCGGACCCCGAAGGCGGCCCGCGCGAGCACCGGGAACGGCAGGCCGTGCGTGGCGGCGGGCGCGGCCGTGAGCACGAGCGTGGCGAGCACGACGAGGTTGGCGAGCGCGACGGTGGCGACGCCCTGGGCCGCCGACATGCCGAGGTCCACGAGGCTGCCCGCGAGGTAGTACGCCGgcacgccgacgacgaggcccacCCAGAGGCTGGCCAGGTCGAAGGCCGTCATGGTGCGGTCCGACTTGGGCGTGGGTGCGAGGTCGTCCGATCCGCCGGACCCGTGCCGGGGACAGACGGGCATGatcctcctcgtcggcgtcccGAGGCCGCCCGGTGGGCCGCGGGGTAGGAGTGGCAGCCGCGGCGACACGAGGTGGTTGCTGGGACGATGTCGCGTGGTGATGAGAGCTGTCGACATGGCGATGGAGGAGACGGGCATGGTCACTG contains the following coding sequences:
- the LOC124655112 gene encoding purine-uracil permease NCS1-like produces the protein MPVSSIAMSTALITTRHRPSNHLVSPRLPLLPRGPPGGLGTPTRRIMPVCPRHGSGGSDDLAPTPKSDRTMTAFDLASLWVGLVVGVPAYYLAGSLVDLGMSAAQGVATVALANLVVLATLVLTAAPAATHGLPFPVLARAAFGVRGAHVPAVARALIGCGWFGIESWIGGRAIFLLLPARLKACAPLLAPVPGLGGASALEIACLLAFTAAQLAVIMRGMDAIRDLEKYAAPVLVALTSLLLSWAYVSAGGFGTVLSLPPRLAGHEFWKIFFPALTANISFWSTVAISIPDFARYARSQADQVLGQVGLPLFMGLFTFAGLAITSSTEAIFGRVVSDPIELLGLIGGPATKILAIFGISLAIITTNIAANVVAPANTLVALAPRTFTFSTGALVTAMLGIAFQPWRMLSSSESFVFTWLLGNAALMGPIGGVLLADHYVVRRTALDVDALYSEEAGSPYYFQGGFNAAAMVAMAAGFAAVVPGFLHKVGLLPSVSKALVVAYDNAWFASFFVAGAVYCLLCRRREAAPI